In Athalia rosae chromosome 6, iyAthRosa1.1, whole genome shotgun sequence, one DNA window encodes the following:
- the LOC105693223 gene encoding cell division cycle protein 16 homolog isoform X1, whose translation MAQQEIETDCDKMQSLQEKNIDLESYRKLVKSYLDLHLYSAALFWADKVVSLGNENPKDICALAQCMFLMKQYHRAAHFIRSRGLEKTDIMCHYLAVRSLLEAKEYNEALQVIGKMEMCTNTSHSSISFKGQTELVEVAPRNVRSSILYCAGRVYEAIDKGAVASDCYRQALQYDVHSYQAFEALVQNQMLSAAEERELLESLPIAEQCSASEAKLLRLLYESKLKKYQSSTEKEPILNCGVQGVLVTDRLIDNLDMEVSRAERLYYNCDYQQCFSLTERILQKDPYHSACLPVHIACLVELKKANALFYLAHKLVDLYPDMALAWFAVGCYYYVIGKSDPARRYLAKATALDRLFGPAWLAYGHSFAVENEHDQAMAAYFKASQLMKGCHLPLLYIGLECGLTNNLRLADKFFQQAQGIAPNDPFVIHEMAVISYRNLDYKTAEQQFKEAMKKIQGDLRDVVLLSKWEALLNNLGHTCRKLKKYDEALDYHQQALVLNPLNPATYSAIGFLHAVRGSTQEAVDAFHRALGLRRDDTFTTTMLGYVMEQLIDEEPPYPGAPLEIPKYKFPDPRRTVEAGAPTENSVGPSQDPKMELLRVNLFAEWGEDSAKSEEESLAKLERARDSVLVNYSTSDMSSEVEMLDSSSTHVEYK comes from the exons ATGGCACAACAAGAAATTGAAACGGATTGTGATAAAATGCAGAGTttacaggaaaaaaatatagactTGGAAAGTTACAGAAAGTTAGTCAAATCATACTTGGACCTG CATTTATACAGCGCAGCTTTATTCTGGGCAGATAAAGTTGTTTCATTAGGTAATGAGAACCCAAAAGATATATGTGCTCTCGCTCAATGTATGTTTCTTATGAAACAGTACCATCGAGCTGCTCACTTTATCAGAAGTCGAGGACTTGAGAAG ACAGACATAATGTGTCATTACTTGGCCGTGAGATCTCTGTTGGAAGCTAAAGAATATAATGAGGCTCTTCAAGTTATTGGTAAAATGGAAATGTGCACCAACACCTCACATTCAAGCATAAGTTTCAAAGGCCAAACTGAACTAGTTGAAGTTGCACCAAGAAAT GTACGCAGCTCTATACTGTATTGTGCGGGTAGAGTGTACGAGGCAATAGACAAGGGAGCCGTTGCCTCTGATTGTTACAGACAGGCTTTACAATACGATGTCCACTCCTATCAAGCTTTTGAAGCATTAGTACAGAATCAAATGCTATCTGCTGCTGAGG AAAGAGAGCTTTTGGAGTCATTACCAATAGCAGAACAGTGCTCAGCTAGCGAGGCTAAGTTATTGCGATTATTATATgaaagtaaattgaaaaagtatCAATCGTCTACGGAGAAAGAACCAATATTGAACTGCGGAGTGCAAGGAGTCTTGGTGACAGATCGCTTAATAGATAACTTGGATATGGAAGTTTCTAGAGCCGAAAGGCTGTATTATAATTGTGATTATCAGCAATGTTTTAGTCTCACTGAGAG gatttTACAGAAAGATCCTTACCACAGTGCGTGCCTTCCAGTGCACATAGCTTGCTTAGTCGAGCTAAAGAAAGCAAACG CACTTTTCTATTTAGCGCACAAGCTGGTAGACTTGTATCCAGACATGGCACTTGCTTGGTTCGCAGTGGGATGTTACTACTATGTTATAG GAAAGAGTGATCCAGCACGGAGATATTTAGCCAAAGCTACAGCTTTGGATCGACTGTTTGGACCGGCATGGTTAGCGTATGGCCATTCTTTTGCTGTAGAAAATGAACATGACCAGGCAATGGCTGCATACTTCAAGGCCTCACAATTAATGAAAGGATGTCACTTGCCACTACTATATATCGGACTAGAATGTGGCCTGACAAATAATCTCAGATTGGCTGACAAATTCTTCCAACAAGCTCAAGGCATAGCTCCCAATGATCCATTTGTTATTCATGAAATGGCAGTTATTTCATATCGAAATTTAGA TTATAAAACAGCAGAGCAACAGTTTAAAGAGGCAATGAAAAAGATACAAGGTGATTTGAGAGATGTGGTTCTCCTCAGCAAGTGGGAAGCTCTCCTTAACAATTTGGGTCATACctgtaggaaattgaaaaagtacgATGAGGCATTGGACTATCACCAACAG GCATTGGTATTAAATCCACTGAATCCAGCAACATACTCAGCGATAGGATTTTTACACGCGGTTCGCGGTTCTACTCAAGAAGCTGTAGATGCCTTTCACAGAGCCCTCGGTCTTCGGAGAGATGACACCTTTACTACGACGATGCTTGGTTATGTAATGGAGCAGCTGATTGATGAAGAACCACCATATCCAG GTGCCCCTTTGGAGATtccaaaatataaatttccagATCCAAGACGAACCGTAGAAGCTGGAGCGCCAACTGAAAATTCTGTCGGCCCCTCACAGGATCCAAAAATGGAACTATTGAGGGTAAATCTATTTGCGGAATGGGGTGAGGATTCTGCAAAATCTGAAGAGGAATCTCTAGCCAAATTGGAAAGAGCGAGAGACAGTGTTCTTGTTAATTATTCAACAAGCGACATGAGTTCAGAAGTAGAGATGCTTGATTCGTCCTCTACTCATGTAGAATATAAATAA
- the LOC105693223 gene encoding cell division cycle protein 16 homolog isoform X3: MCHYLAVRSLLEAKEYNEALQVIGKMEMCTNTSHSSISFKGQTELVEVAPRNVRSSILYCAGRVYEAIDKGAVASDCYRQALQYDVHSYQAFEALVQNQMLSAAEERELLESLPIAEQCSASEAKLLRLLYESKLKKYQSSTEKEPILNCGVQGVLVTDRLIDNLDMEVSRAERLYYNCDYQQCFSLTERILQKDPYHSACLPVHIACLVELKKANALFYLAHKLVDLYPDMALAWFAVGCYYYVIGKSDPARRYLAKATALDRLFGPAWLAYGHSFAVENEHDQAMAAYFKASQLMKGCHLPLLYIGLECGLTNNLRLADKFFQQAQGIAPNDPFVIHEMAVISYRNLDYKTAEQQFKEAMKKIQGDLRDVVLLSKWEALLNNLGHTCRKLKKYDEALDYHQQALVLNPLNPATYSAIGFLHAVRGSTQEAVDAFHRALGLRRDDTFTTTMLGYVMEQLIDEEPPYPGAPLEIPKYKFPDPRRTVEAGAPTENSVGPSQDPKMELLRVNLFAEWGEDSAKSEEESLAKLERARDSVLVNYSTSDMSSEVEMLDSSSTHVEYK; this comes from the exons ATGTGTCATTACTTGGCCGTGAGATCTCTGTTGGAAGCTAAAGAATATAATGAGGCTCTTCAAGTTATTGGTAAAATGGAAATGTGCACCAACACCTCACATTCAAGCATAAGTTTCAAAGGCCAAACTGAACTAGTTGAAGTTGCACCAAGAAAT GTACGCAGCTCTATACTGTATTGTGCGGGTAGAGTGTACGAGGCAATAGACAAGGGAGCCGTTGCCTCTGATTGTTACAGACAGGCTTTACAATACGATGTCCACTCCTATCAAGCTTTTGAAGCATTAGTACAGAATCAAATGCTATCTGCTGCTGAGG AAAGAGAGCTTTTGGAGTCATTACCAATAGCAGAACAGTGCTCAGCTAGCGAGGCTAAGTTATTGCGATTATTATATgaaagtaaattgaaaaagtatCAATCGTCTACGGAGAAAGAACCAATATTGAACTGCGGAGTGCAAGGAGTCTTGGTGACAGATCGCTTAATAGATAACTTGGATATGGAAGTTTCTAGAGCCGAAAGGCTGTATTATAATTGTGATTATCAGCAATGTTTTAGTCTCACTGAGAG gatttTACAGAAAGATCCTTACCACAGTGCGTGCCTTCCAGTGCACATAGCTTGCTTAGTCGAGCTAAAGAAAGCAAACG CACTTTTCTATTTAGCGCACAAGCTGGTAGACTTGTATCCAGACATGGCACTTGCTTGGTTCGCAGTGGGATGTTACTACTATGTTATAG GAAAGAGTGATCCAGCACGGAGATATTTAGCCAAAGCTACAGCTTTGGATCGACTGTTTGGACCGGCATGGTTAGCGTATGGCCATTCTTTTGCTGTAGAAAATGAACATGACCAGGCAATGGCTGCATACTTCAAGGCCTCACAATTAATGAAAGGATGTCACTTGCCACTACTATATATCGGACTAGAATGTGGCCTGACAAATAATCTCAGATTGGCTGACAAATTCTTCCAACAAGCTCAAGGCATAGCTCCCAATGATCCATTTGTTATTCATGAAATGGCAGTTATTTCATATCGAAATTTAGA TTATAAAACAGCAGAGCAACAGTTTAAAGAGGCAATGAAAAAGATACAAGGTGATTTGAGAGATGTGGTTCTCCTCAGCAAGTGGGAAGCTCTCCTTAACAATTTGGGTCATACctgtaggaaattgaaaaagtacgATGAGGCATTGGACTATCACCAACAG GCATTGGTATTAAATCCACTGAATCCAGCAACATACTCAGCGATAGGATTTTTACACGCGGTTCGCGGTTCTACTCAAGAAGCTGTAGATGCCTTTCACAGAGCCCTCGGTCTTCGGAGAGATGACACCTTTACTACGACGATGCTTGGTTATGTAATGGAGCAGCTGATTGATGAAGAACCACCATATCCAG GTGCCCCTTTGGAGATtccaaaatataaatttccagATCCAAGACGAACCGTAGAAGCTGGAGCGCCAACTGAAAATTCTGTCGGCCCCTCACAGGATCCAAAAATGGAACTATTGAGGGTAAATCTATTTGCGGAATGGGGTGAGGATTCTGCAAAATCTGAAGAGGAATCTCTAGCCAAATTGGAAAGAGCGAGAGACAGTGTTCTTGTTAATTATTCAACAAGCGACATGAGTTCAGAAGTAGAGATGCTTGATTCGTCCTCTACTCATGTAGAATATAAATAA
- the LOC105693223 gene encoding cell division cycle protein 16 homolog isoform X2, whose protein sequence is MAQQEIETDCDKMQSLQEKNIDLESYRKLVKSYLDLHLYSAALFWADKVVSLGNENPKDICALAQCMFLMKQYHRAAHFIRSRGLEKTDIMCHYLAVRSLLEAKEYNEALQVIGKMEMCTNTSHSSISFKGQTELVEVAPRNVRSSILYCAGRVYEAIDKGAVASDCYRQALQYDVHSYQAFEALVQNQMLSAAEERELLESLPIAEQCSASEAKLLRLLYESKLKKYQSSTEKEPILNCGVQGVLVTDRLIDNLDMEVSRAERLYYNCDYQQCFSLTERILQKDPYHSACLPVHIACLVELKKANALFYLAHKLVDLYPDMALAWFAVGCYYYVIGKSDPARRYLAKATALDRLFGPAWLAYGHSFAVENEHDQAMAAYFKASQLMKGCHLPLLYIGLECGLTNNLRLADKFFQQAQGIAPNDPFVIHEMAVISYRNLDYKTAEQQFKEAMKKIQGDLRDVVLLSKWEALLNNLGHTCRKLKKYDEALDYHQQALVLNPLNPATYSAIGFLHAVRGSTQEAVDAFHRALGLRRDDTFTTTMLGYVMEQLIDEEPPYPDPRRTVEAGAPTENSVGPSQDPKMELLRVNLFAEWGEDSAKSEEESLAKLERARDSVLVNYSTSDMSSEVEMLDSSSTHVEYK, encoded by the exons ATGGCACAACAAGAAATTGAAACGGATTGTGATAAAATGCAGAGTttacaggaaaaaaatatagactTGGAAAGTTACAGAAAGTTAGTCAAATCATACTTGGACCTG CATTTATACAGCGCAGCTTTATTCTGGGCAGATAAAGTTGTTTCATTAGGTAATGAGAACCCAAAAGATATATGTGCTCTCGCTCAATGTATGTTTCTTATGAAACAGTACCATCGAGCTGCTCACTTTATCAGAAGTCGAGGACTTGAGAAG ACAGACATAATGTGTCATTACTTGGCCGTGAGATCTCTGTTGGAAGCTAAAGAATATAATGAGGCTCTTCAAGTTATTGGTAAAATGGAAATGTGCACCAACACCTCACATTCAAGCATAAGTTTCAAAGGCCAAACTGAACTAGTTGAAGTTGCACCAAGAAAT GTACGCAGCTCTATACTGTATTGTGCGGGTAGAGTGTACGAGGCAATAGACAAGGGAGCCGTTGCCTCTGATTGTTACAGACAGGCTTTACAATACGATGTCCACTCCTATCAAGCTTTTGAAGCATTAGTACAGAATCAAATGCTATCTGCTGCTGAGG AAAGAGAGCTTTTGGAGTCATTACCAATAGCAGAACAGTGCTCAGCTAGCGAGGCTAAGTTATTGCGATTATTATATgaaagtaaattgaaaaagtatCAATCGTCTACGGAGAAAGAACCAATATTGAACTGCGGAGTGCAAGGAGTCTTGGTGACAGATCGCTTAATAGATAACTTGGATATGGAAGTTTCTAGAGCCGAAAGGCTGTATTATAATTGTGATTATCAGCAATGTTTTAGTCTCACTGAGAG gatttTACAGAAAGATCCTTACCACAGTGCGTGCCTTCCAGTGCACATAGCTTGCTTAGTCGAGCTAAAGAAAGCAAACG CACTTTTCTATTTAGCGCACAAGCTGGTAGACTTGTATCCAGACATGGCACTTGCTTGGTTCGCAGTGGGATGTTACTACTATGTTATAG GAAAGAGTGATCCAGCACGGAGATATTTAGCCAAAGCTACAGCTTTGGATCGACTGTTTGGACCGGCATGGTTAGCGTATGGCCATTCTTTTGCTGTAGAAAATGAACATGACCAGGCAATGGCTGCATACTTCAAGGCCTCACAATTAATGAAAGGATGTCACTTGCCACTACTATATATCGGACTAGAATGTGGCCTGACAAATAATCTCAGATTGGCTGACAAATTCTTCCAACAAGCTCAAGGCATAGCTCCCAATGATCCATTTGTTATTCATGAAATGGCAGTTATTTCATATCGAAATTTAGA TTATAAAACAGCAGAGCAACAGTTTAAAGAGGCAATGAAAAAGATACAAGGTGATTTGAGAGATGTGGTTCTCCTCAGCAAGTGGGAAGCTCTCCTTAACAATTTGGGTCATACctgtaggaaattgaaaaagtacgATGAGGCATTGGACTATCACCAACAG GCATTGGTATTAAATCCACTGAATCCAGCAACATACTCAGCGATAGGATTTTTACACGCGGTTCGCGGTTCTACTCAAGAAGCTGTAGATGCCTTTCACAGAGCCCTCGGTCTTCGGAGAGATGACACCTTTACTACGACGATGCTTGGTTATGTAATGGAGCAGCTGATTGATGAAGAACCACCATATCCAG ATCCAAGACGAACCGTAGAAGCTGGAGCGCCAACTGAAAATTCTGTCGGCCCCTCACAGGATCCAAAAATGGAACTATTGAGGGTAAATCTATTTGCGGAATGGGGTGAGGATTCTGCAAAATCTGAAGAGGAATCTCTAGCCAAATTGGAAAGAGCGAGAGACAGTGTTCTTGTTAATTATTCAACAAGCGACATGAGTTCAGAAGTAGAGATGCTTGATTCGTCCTCTACTCATGTAGAATATAAATAA